Below is a genomic region from Polluticoccus soli.
ACCCACCTATATGAGCGCCGTAAGCTACCCCGCCAGCTTCTTCTCCCCCCAGCGAGCCCAACCCGTTCAATACCTGGAATACAAACCACAGCCCTACTACGATAAAGGCCGGTACAGTGACGATAAAAAACAATATCCAAACGTGCACACCCCTGCGCGGATGCAACAGAATGTATCCGCCCAATACAGCCGAGATAGCACCTGAGGCCCCTAACGAAGGTGTCAAAAGGCTTTGGCCAACGAACACAGCACTGAAGACGTGCGCAAGCCCTGCAAGAACGCCGCAGATCATATAGAACCAGAGGTATCGGCTATGTCCCATTTCATCTTCCAGGTTGTCGCCGAATATCCAGAGGAACATCATGTTGCCCAGCAGGTGCGCCAGTCCCCCGTGCATGAACATGGAAGTGACCAGCGTGAGAAATACAGGGATGGGAGTTCGTTGCAGTCCCGGCAACTGGAAGGTCTCGCCAGTATAAGGGTCTTTCATCAGCTTGCTGCCGGTTACAATATCGGTACCGG
It encodes:
- a CDS encoding rhomboid family intramembrane serine protease; its protein translation is MLLPIGDDNRDRRTTPWVNYLLIAVNILVFIYFQNWGRNLGFTFAYATVPGEILSGTDIVTGSKLMKDPYTGETFQLPGLQRTPIPVFLTLVTSMFMHGGLAHLLGNMMFLWIFGDNLEDEMGHSRYLWFYMICGVLAGLAHVFSAVFVGQSLLTPSLGASGAISAVLGGYILLHPRRGVHVWILFFIVTVPAFIVVGLWFVFQVLNGLGSLGGEEAGGVAYGAHIGGFIAGLLLVKRFVRKRPKVTVRRFL